In the genome of Toxoplasma gondii ME49 chromosome Ia, whole genome shotgun sequence, the window ATCCAGGTGTGCACATCGTGTTGGGGCACAATTCTGCTTGTTGCAGCTGTCTGAACCCCGACCAGGTGTCTTGCGGTTCCTGCTCGCTCTGCGGCGTTGTTTGAGCACAGTTGAGGAAAATACACCAAAACTTCACCGTTCGGCCGGTGGAACAGCACTCGTACCGTTCGGCCGGTGGAACAGCACTCGTCTTTAGCTTCAGCGACACAATGGCAACTGGGTCGAGCAGCGAGTATCTCCGGTTCTTGCGAATTAAACACAAAGTCGTCCAGCGTCTGTTGAAGGAAGTTAAATACTATCAGATGGAAGTGGAGCAGCACCGACAAACGGTTCTTCGGATGAAGGTAAGAGTGAGTGTTCATTCTGCCTATTTCGTGTCGGAACTTGCGAATCTTGTCGAGAACCTACTTTTTGGCGGCGCCTTCCAGTGAATGGCGTACAGCGTTTCCCCGTCAAACTCAATCCGAATTCAGTTGAAGAGctcttgcctcttctgccCCTCTTGCGGTTTTTATTGCTATGCGAGTCCTACGGAATGTCGGTATCGCAGAAGAGTGGCCTTCTGTATTCGAATAGGTATTTGGCCCCCAGCTCTAGGAGTCTCCCCGACTCTCGCTGCGGAGCAGTAATTTCGACATCCGGTGTCCGTTCCTGCCATAAAATTTATCTGACACTACCTGGTTCTTGATCGGCAGAGCTTCTGAGTGCCCAATAACTATGGACTGTTCGGGGGTCTTGGTCGCATATGTTATTTACTAAATCGTGTAGGAAGTTTCCTACCGTGTTTGATATTTCCACCCGTGATCTTTTTCTTGTGCTGAATCCCTTTTGCTGCGTACAGGCTGAGAACCGAGAGTCGAGCGACATCAAGCAGTTACAGAATGTGTACGATGAAACTGTGGTGATGGTCCCCGACTCAGAACAAAGGCTGTTGAGGGCGTGTGCAGACTTGGATGATTACATGCTCTCGAATCGTGAATGCAGAGACGCTGTGCGCAAGAATACTATGTTTTTGCGTGAAGCTTTTAGCGCTGCAAACGAGGCGGGTGAAGCTGATGAGAAAGCGTCGGAATCAGATACCAAACTCAGCTCAGTTGTAgggttgcatgcagcgggaAGTCTTGAGGCTGAGGTCTGCGACATCATCAGAACTGCACAGCTTCTTGAGCACGAGGTGTCCCACCTTCATATTCAGTTTAGAGTCTTGGAAAATGGGCCTGATAACGCGGGAGCGGAGGGCTGCGTTCCGGAAAGCgatgacgacgaagacaTCTGAATGTGTATGCTGATGTTCGGGGCAACGATGCGACGGATGGGTTTGTCTCGTGACAATGTTGTAATTGTGCCTGGAACGTTGTTTCAGTGTGGTCCTTTTCAAGTTTCTCAAGTGGCGTCGGTGCGTCGACGTTTCGCCCTTTTGAGATTGGGTTGTGGTCGGGGCTTCCTAACGTGTTTTGTGCTGTATATGGTGGCAACTTGGTGCATTGGTACACCTTTTGGAGTCGGGTTGTATTCTTTGTTAGAAGCTCGTGATCAGGTGCGTTGCAGACCATGATATTGGAATACAGTGTTTCGCAGTTAAACCACATAATGCCTATCTGTGAATACGCCCGTCAAGCGGGACTGTCCATCAGTGCGCACCGCCGAgtcaaaagagaaacaatTTGGACCCTGAAATAAGGTGACAAAATAACGAAAATTCTGAGGGGTTAGAGCTGTTGGTATTTTTGTCCGCATGACTGCGCTGGCTCATCAGCATCAGGAATACTAGCGCGCCGGCGGTTAGAAGCGTGGATTCATGTGAACGTATGTACGAAGATGTCTGAGCAACACTTGTGATCAGCGAGTGTGTGTATCACTATCCAGCACATCAGGGGAACAGATGTAGTGGTAAAAAAGAACAGTAAATTCAATGGTTCAGCAGGATCAGAAGAGACCGATCAATAATGGATCGATTGGCTGACGAAGAAACACGACGGCAAGGAAGGTTCGGTGCGGTTGGCAACATCGAGTGCCGCAATGCTCCCGAATCGGCTGAAGCGCACGACTGTTTTGTCATGGAAATGAACAGAAACACAGTGTAACAGCCCTGGGCTTATCAGGGAACCGAAGATACCAACAGACGCTTCTCGCAgtagagaaaaaacgaacgtGCACCACATGGCAAAGCATGTTACCTGCAGCAGCCCCTTTGATGCCAAATAcctgcatgtgcatgttGACTGGTCCGGCTAGCGGAAGAGTAAGCTCTCACGTAGATCATATTTGGGAACAACGCCGGCGTTTCCTAGAGAACTAAAGCACCTCCAAATGGTTTTCTGATTCTCTAAAGTGATGGATGAACACGTGAAAGTCTACACGCTAAACTACTACCTAGGGCTCTGTATCAGTCTCACTGGACTGCCTATCTCAAGCGAGGAGCTATCGCCAATCTGTATCACCTTGGAGGTCGCTGCCCTATTCTCGCTTACGTAAGCATGAGGCTTCTGCTGCTGTTGGCATGCCAATATTTTGATGGCGTGTTCACTTTGCTTCCTCCGCGATAGCATCTTGCACCTTCCAGTTGTCGGACGTTTTCGCAACGCGATTAAGGACCTACGGCCAGAGGGGTGTGGTAGCACAAACGTGTCCGGCGAGAGCGGCATTGCTGCTCTTTCTTGGCAGGATTTCTCATGCTGCGACTACGTCTACAATTAGTTTTGAGCGGCGGCTCTCTGGCAAAAGCAAACCTGTGATATCCATTCAAGCACTACATGCATTAGTGTGAGGCACTGTAGAACACATCACGAAAGGCACCCTTGGCTCATGCTATGGAAGCCGCAATCTTTGAAACGTACTCTTTGAAATATAAGAGAAACACGACGAGAAACCCTTTTGGACGCGGACGACGTTCGTCAACACCAGTCAAGATGACTGGGAGTGGTTTGGGAGGACAGAACTTTCTCATCTGTGTTGAGATTCTCATCGTTTGAGCGGTGTCATTGCTCTACCCAGTCCCCGCCACGCACGGTGACACTGCACGTATCCATGGATTCGGGGGTCGTCATTTTACGGGCGTCAGCCGAGATCACTCTTTCGTCAGTATTATCCTGGTATGCTTTCTTCCGTCAAAGTTGTGGTACACTGGACATTCAGCTGTCAGCCACTAGAGTGACGAAGCAAGGTCATACTAAAACAGCCATGGGTCTTGCACACAGGGTTCAAAAATGCACAAGCTCTGGGACTGTAAGCGTTTCCGCCTAGTATTGTAGGTAGCACCTGCGTGATTCATTCTTCCCGAAAACAAGAATGTTCAGATAGCTGCACTACAACATGGTCTGCTACCGAAGTATTTCGACTTCACCGGAATTTGATAAGCACAGTTCACCCCGCATAGTATGACAGTATTATCACACTTACTGTTCCGTTAACACGCTTACTCGGCACGAACTGTGGTCGGTGATTGCGAAT includes:
- a CDS encoding tubulin binding cofactor A protein (encoded by transcript TGME49_295310), with translation MATGSSSEYLRFLRIKHKVVQRLLKEVKYYQMEVEQHRQTVLRMKAENRESSDIKQLQNVYDETVVMVPDSEQRLLRACADLDDYMLSNRECRDAVRKNTMFLREAFSAANEAGEADEKASESDTKLSSVVGLHAAGSLEAEVCDIIRTAQLLEHEVSHLHIQFRVLENGPDNAGAEGCVPESDDDEDI